The following DNA comes from Populus trichocarpa isolate Nisqually-1 chromosome 19, P.trichocarpa_v4.1, whole genome shotgun sequence.
TATATCTCtaagaaatttatattaattcaatatgtattattttatatgaaatataacttaaaatattacattaatttataaaagtgaAATGActcttcaatctttttttcataaaaaaaataaaattcatggatTATAAATATCTTATGAATCATTTAAGCATCAGGTTTATAATCTTCATTATCTActgcatgtatatttttagagtttgtCTCTCTATAATATCAttgcactctctctctctcactatAACGATACTTACTTAAATATATGAGAGTTTTATATCTACCATAGAGGACCTTAAACAAGTTCTTGACCTACTAGCTACCTTAGCTTACCATGTACCAGTCACCATGTACTAGCTACCAGTCATCTTGGTTTCTCACTTTAGGCTGTCAGCCATATTGACTAGGAAAAATGGATCGGATTTCTAAGtgattaaccgattatccaaAACATAAACTTTATTACTAagttacttggattttttaggaCATCATCAATTGGCGTCGTTTGTGGGAAACTAGTCAAAAAAACCATCAGTTTCTTTCTAAgctttgtttttaacatttctAGGTCATTTCATGGCACATCACCATGACACATCTAAGCCAGAGCGCGTGATGAATTTACATTTGACCGCAACATCATTGTCACTTGCTGCTCCCGGCGCTCATATGTAATTACACTATCAAAAAAAGCCTAGGCAAAATGATCACTAGGAGATTATTTTACCTCCACACTCGTCAAGTCCTTCTAGGGGTTGCTAACGTCATGGCGATACTCGTGCATCTAGTCGGTACTCTAGAAACGCTCCCTCTGGCTACCACAAGATGGAACTCAATTATCAATCTTGTTGTTCCACGCCAAACTCTTCGGGCTCCCTAAAGCCCAACAAATTAACTCAAGATGCATTATTCTTAATAGGaagtaagtttatttttaaaataaaataattgtatcCCTACCATACAATTCTCTTATCTGTATAACTGCAGTGGGGTTTCGAGGCCTCACAAAATCTCTAGGGATTAATTTCGGATCTCCTACCTCTCCAGTGCAGTCTTGAACCAACACGACTCTCTGGTGAGGCTTTCGAGCCTAATAAAATCTCTAAGGATTAAAAGGAATGAaaaccaaacatgaaaaaaaaaaaagaataagaatgaaatcgcaagaaataaataaagtttctaagtcatctcaaaaaaaaaaaaaaagatcaaatttgagcGATGAAAAACTaaaggaggataaaattgaaaaaacttttcaatttgaagtgatttttcaaaataaaacaagtaaaacatAGACTAAATTTGAAGGGAAAAGAAATTTAAGGGCTGCTGTGATTTTTTCATAAGCAGCACCTAAACCGAGGCaaatgagagagaaatgaaTGGGGGAAATCAAATTGGTGCTAAACTAGACATGATCACAATACATGCATCGCCCATGAAGGAAGAGAACGTCGAAACGCATCTAATGACACGGCGGAGCAAATTTGTCCACCACCATAGTCAGCCACACGATCCACTCGAAGGCAGCACAGTAGTTAATACATGTTATGCACACATTaacaactttttgtttttttttttatttttaacttttatgtaTCAAAAGCAACATCACCCCCGAGACCAAATAGTTATTgctaaaataccaaattgaaattacaaATTCACCCCTACAAAGAtgttttgagaaattttattttaagggtgATAGAGTCAttgcattgttttaaaaaaaaatgaaaaaccaagaaTAGTATTGTGAAACCATTCCGATCAACAAGGGTCAGGCCTAATAAAATCTCTAAGGATTAAAAGGAATGAaaaccaaacatgaaaaaaaaaatgagaatggaattgaaagaaacaaataaaatttctaagtcatctcaaacaaaaaaaaaataaaaaaaaaatggagatcaAATTTGAGCAATGAAAAActagaggataaaattgaaaaaactttccaatttaaagtgatttttcaaaataaaacaggTAAAACATAGACTAAATTTGAAGGGAAAAGAAATTTAAGGGCtactataattttttcatcGGCAGCACGTAAACCGAGACAAATTAGAGAGAAATAAAGGGGGGGAAATCAAATTGGTGTTAAACTGGACATAATCACAATACATGCATCACCCATGAAAGAAGAGAACGTCGAGATGCATCAAATGACATGGCAGAACAAATTTATCCATCATCAGAGTCAGCCACACGATCCACTCGAAAGCAACAGAGTGGTTGGTACGTGTTATGCACACATTAgcagctttttgtttttttatttttaacttttatgtaTCAAAAGCAACATCACCTCCGAGACCAAATAGTTATTtctaaaataccaaattgaaattacaaATTCACCCCTGCAAAGATGctttgagaaattttattttaagggtgATAGAGTTAttgcattgttttaaaaaaagtaaaaaaccaagAATACCCCCTAACCATACCTAAGTggaattttgcttttaagggtactaaaataaattcatagtaGAAAAGGtttataaaatgacaaaaatatccCTCAATAATTgtagaataataaataaaccctgttaaaagataaatctaCCCCTGTAAGccatttcaaatgatttttttaggaacAAAAGCATAATTccattattataattcaaagtattataGTACCCATCCATGGTGTATAGGAGCCCTTTGACTCCAGAATGGGAGGCATGCTAGGACAAGGATTCCATGTTTTCGTAGACAAACCGAAGTCTTCACACTTATCTAGTCAAGCGTTTGATTAGAATCAACTATTTTATTGTCTCACTTGGTTAGAAGGCAACGCTAATTAATTCGATCATACTTCACATATTTCTTCTGGGTTTTATTGCTTCAATGTATTAATATATagcaattgaattttttctaacatTATAAATACAGCTAAAATACATAGATAGAACCCTAAGAGATGTAACTCAATTGGTTAAGTTCTAAGTTTGTTCCCTAGAAGtcatcagttcgagtctcacagaCCTCAAGGTCACTTGAGACTTACATGGtagttaacttcagggcccgtgagattagtcgaggtatggACAAACTAGCGtgaacactcacgttaataaaaaaaaatgcatagatcaatttcattgttcaacTATTATACTGagtttgataataataacaaaaaaatttcaacaatctatatattattttttttttattcaattttttttatccatgcaGCAATAACAGCGAGAAAAATAAACTAGTATCTTCTAGTACATGTTAGTAATTTCATTTATGTTAACAAAGGTATTTTTCAAAGATGTCCAAGTTTTACACTACAGTCATGCAAAATATGTTATTAAACATGATACAACCCGACAAGTTAATTCAATGATCTACCAACTCAAGACATGACTTGAACAAGATTTCTTGTCAAATCAGAATCAGGTGAGAATTGTTGGTCAACTTAGTAGATCAACTTCCGACCCATTCAATCTGATCAAAACTCAAATGACACTtaagttcatatttttaaaaaacaaactatgttgattcaagattttttaaaaaaaataatcttgactCAACCCATGATCCACACCTTGAGCCAAACCAGGTTTTATAAGTATGGTTTTAAGTTCCTAGAAATGTGTTTCGAGGCTTTGCATTCTGCAATGAGTAATAAGATGAATGAAAATGGTATTACtgattgttattattaagtGATCCCAGATCACGAACGCACAAGCCAGCTTAACCGAGAGCTACTGGAGTCAATTAATGCTTCAGGGCCCGTGTACATGCCGAGTGATGTGGTTGAGGGAATCTACATGAAAGGCTTTGCCGTTGGCGCAACCCTAACAGAGGATCGGTATGTGGAAAGTAGCGGTTGAAGTGCATTTAGGCACTGATTGTCATTCAGCCACCCTACTATATCATGAACAAAAAATTCTTGTTGCCTAGGATAACAGGAGTTCATCCGATCAAATACTTGCTATTAACATTTCTGTCACCCATAATGCATACGAACAACCCATTTCTGCTTTCGTTTGGCACTTTCTGTGCCAAGATCAGATCTAAGCAGCTTGGAGTTGCAGGGGGTTAGCAAGCCTTGTTCAAACAAAGATTTCAGACTGCTCTTTTTCACAGTATCAAAACGCAAAGATGAGAGTCcggaaatataataaaaaaataagaatcattaGCTACATTAATAGTGGCCAGCTCAAGCTTAGAAAAATTTTACAATACATAATAGCATCAGAACATGACTAGACTTAAACTATGTAGGAGGAATTCCAGAATGACAAGACCGAGAATCACTATCTTGATATTGAAAGCTACAATTATCAATGCAATCatccataactttttatttttgaggtgAACTTACATTTAAGATGATAAAGCTTAATTCATTAAACTGTTGCAGATAATAAATAGAGCTTTTACTTGCACATCTAACAGCTATCACAGACTACaaaggactaaaaaaaagatgatagaaTATTTTTGCACAGGAGTGGCGTACCAGATACAGAAGCAATCACCACATTCAGTCACAGATTAGATGGGTGCTGCACATGTTGTTCTGAAATGGCCTGTCTGATTACAACGGCTGCAATGCACAACTCGCTTCACACGACCACGATCTTCTGCTCGGACTCGCTTCTTTCTTGGGCGACCAGGCGGTCGAAGGGATTTGGGTGGATTTATGACAACCTCAATAGCCTTGTTGGAATTTGGGTCCCCGTCAGACAGCTCCGTCCAGAGACTTTTATCGGGAATTGGATGAATGGTTTGTGAATAAGTCTTTCGATAAGTTGCAACAGTGAAACAACTCTCTGTAAACCGATGCACATTCTGCCTGCAAGAGAGGAGTGCTGCCACAGCATGTGCACAAGGTAAACCATATAGCTGCCAGCCACGGCAAAGGCAACAGCGGTTCCGAATATCCACAATATTTGTTCCTTCATGAGATATAACTTCAAATTCAGCTTCGTTAGCGCGAAGCACCTGATAAGTGCGTGCACGCTCCAAAGCCTCTGCAACACGCCTCTCAGCAGAAGGCACAAGTATTGATGTCCACTGCATACTGGTCTCTCGGCGTTCATTGAACCAGGTCATTAGTTGCCTCCTAATGCATTCCATCATCTGAATTATTGGAAGCCCGGACGCTTCCAAAATCCAAGTATTCAATGATTCAACTATATTGGCTGTCAAGTGTCCAAACCGAGTACCTTCAAAATAAGCAGTAGCCCACAACCGAGGGGGAATTCTTCTTATCCAATATGCGGCATCTTGTGATATCTCCTCAATCTCTAGAATTTTTGCCTCAAATTCAATGACAGTTAGAGCATGAGCAGCTTCCCATAGAAGGTTGACAAGCATTGTGTTATTGAACTCTTTGCGGAAGCTTTCACTCAAGTGACGCATGCAAAATCCATGAAAAGCAGTCGGAAAATTTGCTTCCACTCCATCTACAATGCCCTTCTGCCGGTCTGACAGAATTGTTAGCCTCGGCATGTTTTCAGTATTAATCTCAAGGAGGCTATGAAGTTCGGATAGAAACCACATCCAATTCTCTTCAGTCTCTTCATCAACAACACCAAATGCCAGGGGAAAAAGAGCTCCATCCCCATCAAAGCCAGTGGCAAGAAATAAAGTACCGAGGTACTTGCTTTTCAAAAAAGTCCTATCAAGCCCAAGGAGAGGCCGACAAGCATTCAGAAAACCATAAATCGATGCCTGAAATGATATGAAGAGACGCTGGAAGCAATTATCCGTTGGGTTACCATATACAGATGCAATACTCCCAGGATTTGTCCGTTTAACCTGGTCACAATACTGGGGAAGCAAGCGATACCCTTCTTCAAAGGATCCACGCATAGCGGCCATGATGCGTTCCTTGCCTCTCCAAGCTTGCTTATATGATAAAGTGATGCCATGTACCCGGTGAATCTCTTCTAATATCTCCTTTGGCTTGTAATTAGGATTCTCCTTAAGCCGTTGCTCCACAGAGTTTGCAACCCATTGAACTGAAGCTTGCTGATGGCCAAGATGAGAAATTCCTCCACATGTATGGGACTCATGAATGGTCCTAATTGTGAAAGTTGGAACACCTGGGAGCTTTGCTGCATGTATGCGCCAGGGACATCCCTCACTTGCACATTTAGCTGTGAAACGTGTCTTGTCAGATTTTATTGTCTGCATTTCAAAGTGAAGGGCAATTGCTGTATCCCTCAACGCCCTGCGGCAGCTGAAGACATCTGGGAACTCTTGCCCCACTGCCATCTCATAATTAGGAGCTATTGAAAGGGTACGGGCCTGAATAACAGGACTATGGACTATAAGCTGGGACTCCTCAATAGTCAAACCCTGAGCATGTTCCAAACCCATTTCCTGATCCTCGTCCACAGTTAGTTGCAGGTTGTCATCAAGTTCTTGGTTTTCTGAAACAACCAACTCATTGCTCTCTGATAAAGCTAACTCATGGTTCTGTACAGTAAGAGCCAGCTCATGATCTCCCTGTTCAGGTTTTCGATCAATACCTAAATCGTTCCCATGCCCATAATTGTGAACAGCTTCCCCTTCATCATTCTGGCTCTGTCCCAAACCCATTTCATCATCATGAGGATGTCCTAAATCCAACTCATGTTCATGTCCCAAACCCAAATGATGTTCATGTGCTTGCCCCAGTTCCAAATCATGGTTCTGGCCTAGACCCAAACTGTGATCATGGCCTAGGACCAGCTGTTGATTCTGCCTGAGCCCTAGATTGTGACTTTGCCCAAGTATCAGGTCATGGTTAGCCATCGAAATGAATCAATCACAATATAGCAACAGCTGTAACAAATCAGCCCCCAGAACAAACTATCAATTATAAACAGATACGGTACCCTGTCAAGTGAATAGAACCGTATTTTCAATAGTCCATTCAACATCTTCCGCATTCATACTTGAAGCTTAAGTACAAACATGACTCACAACAAAAGTCCAGATAAAAGGATGCAAACAcgaaaaacatgcaaaaaagtgaaattaaatCAGTAAACCCACCCACCCCGGACACCCCccacccccccaaaaaaaaaaaaaaaaaaacaaacgagaAACTTTAAGAAGACTGTCACTTTTTTATCCCTCCTAGTAAATTGCGATTGCAATTGTATACAAAATGAGACAaggaaaccattttttttctcctgtgaTAATTAAATGCAGAGAGACCATCATACATATACACACGCCAAAGGAACAGACAACCTAAACTGCATTCCCAATCTTTCACTTCTCAAAATAGCATTACCTCACAAGCAAAAGAATTCAACACCTCCAAAGTGCCCACAGAAACATTGACTTCCACAACCTTCACATATCAACAACATGGGAACTGAATGTAAGAGACACCAAGCCTAAGTcattaatcaacaaaattttaatgaaCCAGCCAATTAAAGGAGCTAAACAAAAACTTAACTCGGTTTTAAGACCACTCCCACTTGCTAGGCATCAAAACAAGACAGGAAACCAAGTTTGAGCttttcataattggtttttcttttaaggtttAACTCAATTATCTCAAAAAAAGCCTGAACCATTAATGAACACCAaactcaaaactcaacattttcAGTCAGAAATCATGTCCAactgagaaagaagaaaacaacagtCATCATGTACACATTCCCTTCCACGACTATCagcaaaaaaaatgacttgaagcaaaaaccaaaaaaatcccaTCAATTAAAGCACTCATAAGAACATAATTGAGACTAAAgatactcataaaaaaaatcaaagaacacactgagagagagagaaaaacctCCGTACcaggacatgaaaaaaaaagctttttaatAGCAAAATAAACAAGAACGGGGTTTTGCTCAAAACTATAGGAAACATAACCCCAAACAATTACTTCAAGAGAAAAACCATAACAACCCACAGAACAAAAgtcaatcaaaattcaaaaccctAGTTGAAAAGCAAATCAACATCATCAGAACCCAGAAGAGAAAAACCAACCTTGAACAAAGCAAACATGGAAAATATGAAATGGGCACTGATCAAAATCTGAACTTGTCGAGTGTAGGGACAGGTCCAAGTACAGATcgaacaaacaaataaaattagggTTAATCAATGTGTTTcgagaaagaaaaattgagGAGTAGAATTTGAAAATTGGCGGGTAAGGGAGGAGGGAGAAGATCGGAAAAATAAAAACGAAGGAGAGAGGGAGAGTAGAAGGGCAAGGAGAAGAGAAGGGCAGAAGAGGGAGTGTAGGGTTTGTAAGGGCTGAGAAGGAAAATACAGAATTTGGGgataagagagaaagagggtATTTATGTCAATGAAATTTCTTAAgggtgtttttcactttggggTTTTTTGGAAttactgttttttcttttggggaattttataattgaaatcgAGGCTTTGTGGGTATTTACTTTGTATGGGAAGTAAGAAATCCAAGTAAGTTTCAGGGATTTCAATTTAACTTGAATTTATAGGTattgatatctttttataattatcttatttatagataattaataaaatataaatattattaaatttggatatatatatatatatatatatatatattgaatattttttttacatgatccAGCCCAAACTctttatataaaagtatttgaaACTATTATATGTAATTAGTGTGTTACATCTAACAATTTATcgagttttatatattttgtctcAACCTTTCTTAGAGTTTTCAAATGTAGATAATTACTAAATATTTGTGATGATAAAGactaaactttaaaaattattattttattttaatcatattatcaaaatattattgttttttgtgttgttaAGAATTATcgtttgtgtttttaaaatcaaacaaactaGTTATTGTTGCCCAGCTTTATATAAAcctatttagattttaaaataaaatgctttaatttaataaatatatttaattaaataaaatattttaacaaatacaaGTGTTAATTAAGTGCCAAAAGAACTaagatgttaataaaaaaactttaaaaaaataaagtttattaaatttgtttggtTGTACAATGGTAGATTAATCAATAttggattttttcaatttcatatttcatggAATCTCTTTTAATGGCACCATTGAAAAAATTGAGTTCaacctttaaaataaataagctcTTAGTATATGATTCtgtttttaagttatatatCAAAACATGACAAGTGTTCCTCTTCTTTCCTCCTATTGTGTTTGAAAGACATCACTCCTTGTAAATTGTAGcagggatgaaaaaaaaattgaaaaattgattaaataaaaaaactagaaaataaataattaaaaaaatagattggaatttttaaaaaactgaccggttaagttttataagcctgaaatggaaaaaccgaatcgaatccaaaccggaaaaaaaatcaaaaatcaagccaaactaaaaaaaccagtttttgttatgaaataaccgaaccgaaccaaatccgttcagttttgattttttttataaaaaaaccggtttggttactttttttgatataaattaaaccGAACAGAAAATGATCACCCATAAATTATGGTGATAGAATGTTTAATGTATAGAATTACTCAATAAGAATATTTAAACTCTctagaaatattaatatttcctTAATATTATTGAATGATTGAAGTGTATTTTTGTatgttatattaaaagaaatgatataTTTATGTCCAAAGAATAGGTACTTGAATAACACAACTAAGATTTGAGATTTTCTAGAGTAATATTAGTTTCCtccaatattttataaaatttgaatgcCAAGAATTGAGAGAATAGCTAAATAATTTACTCATAAAGTGTTTAAACTGTAATTGTGAAATTcccttttaaataatttacttGTAAAGTGTTTAAACTATAATTGTTAAATTCCCTTTTGAATTAAATAGTCATAACGTTTGGAAATACAGGCCAATCcaggttttcaaaaaaattaattttttttatgttttgtatcgttttgatgcactaatctcaaaaataattttttaaaaataaaaaaaattattttaatatatttcagcatgaaaaacactttgaaaaacgaccacaaccacactctcaaacaagcAAAGATTACATgtattatttatgaaatgttttataatatatactcattAGATAGAACGGCATTTGCATGCATTATTTATGCCAGAGATGTAAGCAATAGCCTCATGTAAAATAAACCAAGGCAAGTCATGTATTTTGTTAGCTAATGTTGTCGTTGGAGGTTTTTAAACATGATCCTtcaacccttaaaaaaaaaaaaaaaaaaaaagaaggttaaattatttattttatttttttgaaagttagATGTCGTTGTTGATATCAATTTGCATAATTCATCGGTTCAATTAGCTGATCATtaggttaaatatatttattataatgatgatgttttgactttaaaaaaaaaaaattcttagtgATGACCCTTATGATTTTCAATTCAGCAGGTCATTAATAAACCCACCTAAATCAACCATATTTTATCGATTCGGTCTTTAATCTGATTCATCTAAAATCCTAATTTAAGCTAGGTTTTAAGTCTTAGGTCACCTGCCTTGGCATGAATTCAAGGTTTCGTTAATGTTCTTGTGagctaatttttgttttttttaaaaaaaaaccaataagcataaattcataaaatatcaaGTTGACtcagttaaaatttaatataataaaaaaataataattttaagacaatgttgtttaaatttaaaaaaaaattaaacgataTTGtttatttgaacataaaaaaatatcaaactgtGAAGAATTCTttgataatatcattaaattcaaCTTGATAAATTAACCTTAAAACATACTCTTTATATAActtgagtttcaaattaaactttatagaaATTCACTTAATATAAGCAAATCTACTTGTCGGTCCAAAGATAATCCAAACAACTGCATTGAAAAGGCATGCATGAAGAAGGCCAC
Coding sequences within:
- the LOC18108081 gene encoding uncharacterized protein LOC18108081, with translation MANHDLILGQSHNLGLRQNQQLVLGHDHSLGLGQNHDLELGQAHEHHLGLGHEHELDLGHPHDDEMGLGQSQNDEGEAVHNYGHGNDLGIDRKPEQGDHELALTVQNHELALSESNELVVSENQELDDNLQLTVDEDQEMGLEHAQGLTIEESQLIVHSPVIQARTLSIAPNYEMAVGQEFPDVFSCRRALRDTAIALHFEMQTIKSDKTRFTAKCASEGCPWRIHAAKLPGVPTFTIRTIHESHTCGGISHLGHQQASVQWVANSVEQRLKENPNYKPKEILEEIHRVHGITLSYKQAWRGKERIMAAMRGSFEEGYRLLPQYCDQVKRTNPGSIASVYGNPTDNCFQRLFISFQASIYGFLNACRPLLGLDRTFLKSKYLGTLFLATGFDGDGALFPLAFGVVDEETEENWMWFLSELHSLLEINTENMPRLTILSDRQKGIVDGVEANFPTAFHGFCMRHLSESFRKEFNNTMLVNLLWEAAHALTVIEFEAKILEIEEISQDAAYWIRRIPPRLWATAYFEGTRFGHLTANIVESLNTWILEASGLPIIQMMECIRRQLMTWFNERRETSMQWTSILVPSAERRVAEALERARTYQVLRANEAEFEVISHEGTNIVDIRNRCCLCRGWQLYGLPCAHAVAALLSCRQNVHRFTESCFTVATYRKTYSQTIHPIPDKSLWTELSDGDPNSNKAIEVVINPPKSLRPPGRPRKKRVRAEDRGRVKRVVHCSRCNQTGHFRTTCAAPI